One window from the genome of Cryptomeria japonica chromosome 6, Sugi_1.0, whole genome shotgun sequence encodes:
- the LOC131054831 gene encoding non-specific lipid-transfer protein 2 — protein sequence MARVGASFVLVFVFVMMLGVVVSRVRGDKCGDEIQGLATNCAPILQGNAPSAACCGLIRSADMSCVCPKVTPAIAASINVPKLVTIIQSCGRNVPHQTRCGSIVTP from the exons ATGGCGAGGGTGGGAGCATCATTCGTGTTGGTGTTTGTGTTTGTGATGATGTTGGGGGTTGTAGTGAGTAGAGTGAGAGGGGACAAGTGTGGAGATGAGATACAGGGCTTGGCCACCAACTGCGCTCCGATATTGCAGGGCAACGCTCCCTCTGCGGCGTGTTGTGGGCTGATCAGGAGCGCCGACATGTCGTGCGTGTGTCCCAAGGTCACTCCTGCAATTGCTGCCTCCATCAATGTGCCCAAACTGGTCACCATCATCCAGAGTTGCGGTAGAAATGTTCCTCATCAAACTCGATGCGGAA GTATTGTGACGCCATGA